A DNA window from Candidatus Moraniibacteriota bacterium contains the following coding sequences:
- the speD gene encoding adenosylmethionine decarboxylase — translation MANPIGTHIIGDLRGCDPDYLFNLDMEEIKKKVSEIIRKNNLTELGSYYYRFDNNSFTGIVALSESHVSMHTWPEIGVVNMDVYTCNYQNDNTELTRKMFKEIVTLFGASDVRRKEIQR, via the coding sequence ATGGCTAATCCCATTGGGACGCATATTATCGGAGACCTCCGAGGTTGCGATCCAGATTATCTTTTTAATCTTGACATGGAAGAGATTAAAAAGAAAGTTTCTGAGATTATCAGAAAGAATAATCTCACGGAGCTGGGGAGTTATTATTATCGTTTTGATAATAACTCATTTACCGGAATTGTGGCTCTTTCGGAATCTCATGTTTCCATGCATACCTGGCCGGAGATAGGTGTGGTTAATATGGATGTCTACACCTGCAATTACCAAAACGATAACACGGAATTAACCAGAAAAATGTTTAAAGAGATCGTCACGCTGTTTGGAGCTTCCGACGTACGCAGGAAAGAAATCCAGCGCTAA